The Salvelinus fontinalis isolate EN_2023a chromosome 13, ASM2944872v1, whole genome shotgun sequence DNA segment tttaatttaaggtgctccaaagctttttacaatTTTTCTTTATGTCTATCTTTGTTTGATagtgtttcttcttcttcttattcgGTTTAcgtacaattcctttgacctcatggcttggtttttgctttcacatacactgtcaaatgtgggaccttatatagacaggtgtttgtctttccaaatcatatctaatcaattgaatttaccacagaaggactccaatcaagttgtagaaaaatctcaaggataatcaatggaaacaggatgcacccgagcaCAATTTAGAgtctcaaaatcaaatcaaatattattggtcacacacacatggttagcagatgttaatgtgagtgtagcgaaatgcttgtgcttctggttccgacagtgcagtaatatctaacgaaTTCACaatgactaccttatacacacaaatgtaaagggataaataagaatatgtacatataagtatatggatgagcaatggctgtgcggcataggcaagatgtagtagatggaatagaatacagtatatacatatgagatgagtaatgtaggatatgcagacattattaaagtggcgttttttaaagtgactagtgatgcctgtattaaatccatttattaacattgttaaagtggccagagatttgagtctgtatattggcagcagccactctatgTTAGTGTTGGCTATttgacagtctgatggccttgagatagaagctgtttttcagtctctcggtcctagctttgatgcacctgtactgacctcaccttctggatgatagcagggtgaacaggcagtggctcgggtggttgttgaccTTAATgatcttttggccttcctgtgacatcgggtgctgtaggtgtcctggagggcaggtagtttgcccccggtgatgcgttgtgcgtCTGCActatcctctggagagccttgcggttgtgggcggagcagttgccgtaccaggcggtgatgtagccagacaggatgctctcgattgtgcatctgtaaaagctgttgcgccttcttcaccacgcagtctgtgtgggtggaccatttcagtttgtccgtgatgtgtacgccgaggaacttaaaactttccatcttctccactactgtcccgtcaatgtggatcgggggatgctccctctgctgtttcctgaagtccacgatcatctcctttgttttgttgacattgagtgagaggttattttcctgacaccacactccgaggtccctcacctcctccctgtaggctgtctcgtcgttgttggtaatcaagcctaccactgttgtgtcgtttgcaaactcgatgattgagttggaggcgtgcatgaccacgcagtcatgggtgaacagggagttaaGGAGAgagctgagaatgcacccttgtggggccctagtgttgaggatcagcggggtggagacgttgtttcctaccctcaccacctgggggcggcttgtcaggaagtccaggacccagttccacaggacggggtcgagacccagggtctcgagcttaatgatgagtgtggagggtactatggtgttaaatgctgagctgtagtcaataaacagcattcttacataggtattcctcttgtccagatgggatagggcagtgtgcagtgtgatgctcgattgcgtcgtctgtggacctattggggtggtaagcaaattggagtgggtctagggtatcaggcagggtggaggtgatatgatccttgattagtctctcaaagcacttcatgatgacagaagtgagtgctaccgggcgatagtcatttagttcagttaccttggcattcttgggaacaggaacaatggtgtccatcttgaagcatgtagacacagcagactgggatagggattgattgaatatgtccataaacacaccagccagctggtctgaggacgcggctagggatgccatctgggccggcagccttgcgagggttaacacatttaaaagaGCCCACAAAGAGCCCACATTTAAaagagcccacaggctttggtagcgagctgtgtcagtggcactgtattgtcttcaaagcgagcaaagaagaaAGAAGTTGTGTAATTTGTCTGGGAACAAGACGTCGATGTCtgcgatggggctggttttctttttgtagtccgtgattgactgtagaccctgccacatacgtctcgtgtttgagccattgaattgcaactctactttgtctctatactgacgctttcttgtttgattgccttgcggagggaatagctacactgtttgtattcggtcttgtttccagttgctttgccatgattaaaagtgatggttcgtgctttcagttttgcgtgaatgctgccatcattccacggtttctggttagggaaggttttaatagtcacaggggatacaacatcaccgatgcacttgctaataaactcgctcaccgagtcagcgtatacgtcaatgttgttgtctcatagcaaagggtctgaatacttacgtaaataaggtatttctgtttttgtttttttatacatttgctaacatttaaaaatatatttttttgttttgtcattatggggtattgtgtgtagattgatgataatttggtttatttaatcaattttagaataaggctgtaatgtaacaacatgtggaaaaagtcagggtGTCTGAATActccgaatgcactatatttgccattccttttgcctcatccctctcaaccataccatttttcaattcctcaccAATCCATGAGAATTTAACatttttttacagtcattttcttaatgggtgcatgcttattagtaactggaataagctatttcataaatgtgtcaaatgcagcgtctggttgctcctcattactctcgcctctccttccagttctctgctgccaatgactggaacgaactacaaaaatctctgaaactggaaacacttatctccctcactagctttaggcaccagctgtcagagcagctcatagattactgcacctgtacatagcccatctataatttagcccaaacaactacctctttacctactgtgttcatttatttatttttgctcctttgcaccccattatttctatctctactttgcactttcttccactgcaaaccaaccattccagtgttttttttacttgctatattgtatttacttcgccaccatggcctttttatatttttatttatttttatatatattttgtttgccttcacctcccttatctcacctcatttgctcacattgtatatagacttatttttcactgtattattgactgtatgtttgttctactccatgtgtaactatgtgttgttgtatgtgtcgaactgctttgctttatcttggccaggtcgcaattgtaaatgagaacgtgttctcaatttgcctacctggttaaataaaggtgaaataaaatttaaaaaatgtaaaaaattacacaccacagaccaacaaatattatttacatcaacagCATAGGAATCACAACAAAACTTATTCTATGACCTCTTaaacactatattaggcccagcctttggaactttggtattcctagatatggctactatattgtgatccctacatccaatggatttggatactgttttaaagcaaatttctgcgGCATTAGTAAAAtgggatcaatacatgttgatgatttaattcctgcgttgtttgtaaataccctggtaggttgactgataacctgaaccaggttgcaggcactagttacattttgaagcttcctcttgagtgggcagcctgatgaaagccagttaatatttaaatcacccagaaaatatacctctttgttgatatcacatacattatcaagcatttcacacatgttatccagatactgactgttagcactagGTGGTCAAtagcagatgaacctgtagccttTTTACTACACCAGGATTTAACATGAGGTCCTCTCTATGCTTACcagaatgtggttctgaatataaacagcaacacctccacttttggcatttctttattttctaattacaatagctgtaggatcagtaGAGGCATTAATGTTTTTGTTATGTCTAACTGCTCTCTCACATGTCGATTGGAAGTAAAGAAAAACTCTTAAAACTCATTGTTTTTAAAAACAATTtgtaattttatttaactaggcaactcagaTAACAACTAATTcctttttacaatgacggcctaccaaaagacaaAAGGCCTTCTGCGGGaacgggggctgggataaaaaatgtaaaaatgtataaaatgtaaatataggacaaaacacacatcacgacaagagagacaacacaacactacatgaagagagacctaagacaacaacacagcaaggcaacaacacatgacaccacagcatggtagcaacacaacatgacaacaacatggtggcaacacaacatggtagcagcacaaaacatggtacaaacattattgggcacagacaacagcacaaagggcaagaaggtagagacaacaatacatcatgcaaagcagtcacaactgtcagtaagagtgtcgaTTATTgaatctttgaatgaagagattaagataaaactgtccagtttgagtgtttgttgcagcccgttccagtcactagctgcagtgaactgaaaagaggagtgacccagggatgtgtgtgctttggggacctttaacagaatgtgactggcagaacaggtgttttaTGTGAAGGATGACGGCTGCAGTAGATAtttcagataggggggagtgagacctaagagggttttataaatatttaacaaccagtgggtcttgcaacgggTTTACAGAGatgccagtttacagaggagtatagagtgcagtgatgtgtcctataaggagcattggtggcaaatctgacggccgaatggtaaagaacctcTAGCTgcttgagagcacccttacctgccgatatataaattatgtctccgtaatctagcatgggtaggatggtcatctgaatcagtgtTAGTTTGGCAGCTTGGGGTGAAAGAGGATCTTTAGCctacagctttgatatgtgctgagagaaggacagtgtaccgtctagccatattcctgagtacttgtatgaggtgactacctcaagctctaaccctcagaggtagtaatcacacctgtggggagaggggcattcttcttaccaaaccacatgactttTGTTttagaggtgttcagaacaaggttaagggtagagcaagcttgttggacactaagaaagtatttaacacaaaatccggggaggggccagctgagtataagactgtatcatctgcatataaatggatgagagagcttcctactgcctgagctatgttgctgatgtaaattgagaagagcgtggggcctaggatcgagccttggggtactcccttggtgacaggcagtggctgagacagcagattctctgactttatacactgcactctttgagaaaggtagttagcaaaccaggccaaagacccctaagagacaccaatactccgtagctggcccacaagaatggaatggtctaccgtatcaaaagcgttggccaagtcaatagaaacagcagcacaacattgattagaatcaagggcaatggtgacatcattgaggacctttaaggttgcagtggcacatccataacctgagcggaaaccagattgcataccagagagaatactatagacatcaagaaagccagtcagttgattatttaCAAGTTTTTcaaaacacttttgataaacagggaaaaatagaaataggcctataatagTTTTTACCCGGTAAGTTGACTGAAAACagattctcatttacagcaacaacttggggaatagttacaggggagaggaattagccaattggaagctggggatgattaggtggccatgatggtatgagggccagttgggaatttagccaggacagcggagttaacacccctactcataTGATAAGTGCCATGTGACCAGAGAGAGTAAGGACACTTGTTaaacatcccatccaaaagacagggcaatgtccccaatcactgtcctgggatgttttatttataCCAGttgaaagagtgcctcctactggccatcCAAAACTACTTCCAGCAGTAtcaggtctcccatccaggaccaactCTGCTTAGCTTTAGAGGCAAGCcaacagtgggatgcagggtggaaTGCTGCTGCACTAGAACCCATATTCCTAGAAATTCTAGAAGCAACAACGTCTCAGCCATGATGTGGTaggcaacacaagctcacagaacgtgcacagagccctgacctcaaccccatcgaacactgttgggatgaattggaacgtcgaccaggcctaatcgcccaacatcagtgctcgacctcactattcctcttgtggctgaatggaagcaagttcctgcAGCAATGTTACTGCAAGATCTAGTGGAATgtcttctcagaagagtggaggcaactccatattaatgactatgattttggaatgagacgttcgacgagcaggtgtccacatgcttttggtcTTGTAGTGTAGCTAGCTATGGGGCTATACTTAATGTTTTGTCATAGAATGAGTCCCTAGTCCTTTATATTTTACAGTTTCATatctgtcttgtgtgtgtgtatgtctaatTGCTCTCTCACATGTCTATTGGCCGTGTAGAAAAAAACTCTTAAAACTCATTGTATGATGCACTAGAAATGATATTCCTAGAAATTCCTAAAGCAGAATGATTTATATCTTCCGAGTGATGTAGATTTGAATGGTGCTTTTGTATTCCGTATCCATCTGCATTAAAGTCTCAATGCTATTCTCTTCTATTTTACAGCTTGTTACAGAAATAATATTAAAGACCTGTCAACAGCTCCTTATCAGATTTTAAACTTGCAGTAGACAAAGAAAAGGTAAattagctaagaaagtaatgtcATATTAAGGGATGTGACAAATATATAGATATTATTCCGTACAGCGTTCACTTAAATGAGCGGGCCAATGTTGGCATTGTTGAGTGGGCGTCTTCCAATGAACAGGGCGCCATAACCTTCAAAATAGAAACTCATTTTCcaagtaaacagagagagagagagagagagagagagagagagagagagagagagagagagagagagagagagagacagaaagagatagcGAGGGGCTTTTAACAAGAGCCACAGGAATAAAAGGCAGTGAGATCTCAGCGAGTGGTGTGGAACGTCTGGAAAGAGTCAGTGCTGGGTTGGTCACCATGGGTGGTGTAACGGGACCAGTTTTCCTGTGGCTGCAAGTTGTGTTGGGGGTAACTCTCCACAGAGCCCGTCGGACTTTACTGCAGGCTGCCATCCTCTTCTGCGTTTTAGCGCTGCTGGTCTGGGTGGCCGTCTTCCTCTATGGTAGCTTCTACTACTCCTATATGCCCACCGTCAGCTTCTCTACACCAGTGCACTACCACTACAGGTACTGGGAGACATCATGGAAAGTTTGTTTGGTGCCTTTTTTTCTTCAAATTGAAGTAAAATCCAGTCTTTCTACTCCTTTCAAATAATTGCTTTTGCATTTTCATTTAGCTACACTTAACAAAATGCTCTATGCTGTTGCACATGATTTTTATTTTGTGTTGTTATTACCATGTCAAGGTAAAAAGCATAGgcccggcctcccgggtggcgcagtggtctagggcactgcatcgcagtgctaactgcgccaccagagtctctgggttcgcgcccaggctctgtcgcagccggctgcgaccgggaggtccgtggggcgatgcacaattgggctagcgttgtccgggttagggagggtttggccggcaggtacacggtgtttcctccgacacattggtgcggctggcttccgggttggaggcgcgctgtgttaaagaagcagtgcggcttggttgggttgtgcttcagaggacgcatggctttcgaccttcgtctctcccgagcccgggagttgtagcgatgagacaagatagtaattactagcgattggataccacgaaaattggggggaaaaggggggatcattttttttttttattaatatttttttttttttaaaagcatAGGCCCATAACGTCACACCTTTTTTCCTGGCCGCTGTTTGTTCTAGTTCCGACTGTGATGCTACCAATTCAGTCCTCTGCTCTTTCCCTGTGGCTAACATCTCACTGCTGAAGAATGGCAAAGACCAGGTATGCTCTTCACACATAACCATCGTTTCCCTCACCCCGTTTATCCTGAGGTAGATGCTAATATAATTACAATATGCTAAGAAATGATCGCTGTAGTCAGGTATGCTCATTGTCTCTCACAGTATTCTATCCCTCATTGTCTTTCCTAGGTTATGATCTATGGTCAGCCATATCGAATCTCTTTAGAGCTGGAAATGCCTGAGTCGCTTGTCAACAAACAGCTTGGCATGTTCATGATTAAGATGTCTTGCTACACCAACGATGGCCAGACAGTTGCAGCTGTGGTGCGCTCTGTGAGTGCTAAAGTGCCAAGTTTATTCTGTTTTGTCTTCCTACCAAACCCCACTATTGAGCCTCTCCAAGCATTTCAGAGCCAGTTTGTTCTTAGTGGAACATAACGTGTCCGTTCCTTCCGTTTCCTCCCACATAAAATATCCTCTCACACTTCACAATGTGATGTATTTGATTATTGTGGGGCCCTCTGACAGTGACTGTTTTCTTTTCTCCAACAGGCTATGCTGCACTACCGCTCCGGTCTTCTGCAGACCTTGaatactctactgttctctcctctcctgctgactgGGATGACGGAGCAGAAGCAGCTCGTTGACGTTGAGCTCTTCTCAGACTACAAGGCCAATTCTGTAAGTGCTGTTTGTGGTTGCCTGTGCATGTCAAATCTGTTTTCCTCTCCCACAGAGCTTGCACTTAGTTCACTGTGCCCTCTTACTGAATCAGATCATCATGATCTTGTGATTACCATTTGCAAGTTAtctgtatatttatttttttagtgggggtggtagatcagctttaatattgcagatagattgtggctccATCAATGTAATGCTCTGCATCATCTatctttttttgtaaatatataaaatgtatattttttcctttattattttcccctaacccttccACCCttccccaattggagtaaactaatggccaacaacacttaggcttctacttccagcttacacATACTATAttcattttacggacacagtgtgttttacaatagttctctttGGTCCCATCACCATCCAGTTTAGATTTctatttgtcacaccctgatcagttccACCTgacctcgttattgtctccacccccaccaggtgtcacttgttttccccagtgtatttatccctgtgtttcccgtttctctgtgccagtttgtcttgtatgtttctaagtcaaccagcggttttcccgttcgcctgctttttgcattctcctttttctggTCTTCCCGGTTTTAACTCTTGcatgtttctggactttgtacccgcctacctgaccattctgcctgccttgaccatgagcctgtctaccactctgtacctcctggactccgATCTGGTTTTTACCTTTGGTCGTGGACAGACAAATTATTTTGCCTACCCTTACCCTTTGGatgaataaacattgtaagactccaaccatctgcctcctgtgtctgcatttgggtcttgccTTGTGCCGTGATCCTATTTGTCATATCTTTTTCAACTATGCTGTTTCACacaagttctgaacctatatacattttacagacacagtgtaTTTTACATTAGTGATCTTGTTATTTTTAGTTCCACCCTTCATCTCCACTCAACCCATTTCATTTTTATTTGATGAAATTCGATTTTACTTGTGTGAAACCCTCCCTGACCAAGCATACTTCTCTTTCAGCAGCTTTCGCTGTTTATGTGCTTTCAATTAAACAGTACTTGGACAGACCTCATTTATTAAGGAGTCCAGACAAATACAACCTGTCGGAAATAAAATGTCCTCTCAAAGTAAGAATGAGTTTCCCATTTTAGACTTTTAATTGTCTTGCAAGCCAGACCACTTGGTCTTGCATTTGTTCAGTGCTGCAAGACTGGCCAACTCAGACTAGTCTTTTTAGGTAATAAGGTCAAAATATTTTCTCTCTCTTATTATtgatctctgcttctctctacaTGTACATTTCTCTCGCTACAGTATCAACCCACTGTTGGCGCTGTCATTGAGATTCAGTCTCGGCTGGTGCAGGTCTATTCAGCTCAGCTCAGGATCCATGCTTTCTTCACTGGCATCAGGTAAGGTATTCCAATGTTTTCCAatagtatataaaaaaaatctgtttcaaATCCAGATTATTTGAGGCCAATAAGTCAAATACATGGAATGTCATTGATGTTCTTACCTACTGTTGTATCTTCCTTTTCTGTTTTTCTCCTATTCCCCATCCTCTTCTATTCCTATATCTGAACCCTTTGTCCTAATAGATACCTCCTGTACAATTTCCCGGTGATGTCTGCAGTGATTGGTGTGGCCAGCAACTTTGCCTTCCTCAGTGTCATTGTGCTCTTTGGATACCTGCAGTTTATATGGGGGGGACTTTGGCCTCCTGAGCAGGTCAGGGTAAGATTCGGTCTCATTTTCTCTGTAATAGAACGTTCCCCATCTATGCAGTACATCTATATATCTTACATTAAAATATAACTGCTGTGAGGTGATCCTCAGTACATCaactttgttttgtttttcttgtCCGTAGGTTATGATGGGAGACACGACTCGCATGcagtggagaagagaagaggctCGGAAGCGCATGTCCTTCTCACAAA contains these protein-coding regions:
- the bscl2 gene encoding seipin, whose protein sequence is MGGVTGPVFLWLQVVLGVTLHRARRTLLQAAILFCVLALLVWVAVFLYGSFYYSYMPTVSFSTPVHYHYSSDCDATNSVLCSFPVANISLLKNGKDQVMIYGQPYRISLELEMPESLVNKQLGMFMIKMSCYTNDGQTVAAVVRSAMLHYRSGLLQTLNTLLFSPLLLTGMTEQKQLVDVELFSDYKANSYQPTVGAVIEIQSRLVQVYSAQLRIHAFFTGIRYLLYNFPVMSAVIGVASNFAFLSVIVLFGYLQFIWGGLWPPEQVRVMMGDTTRMQWRREEARKRMSFSQTKIPQKDNDHVAEQLEEPRQEASVIQKGR